Genomic segment of Malus domestica chromosome 15, GDT2T_hap1:
GACGGCGCCGGTGCCGAAGCCGCGGGAAGAGTCGGCGACCTTCCCGGTCCTCGATTTGATGGAGAACTTGTTGGTCTGGATGTAGCCATTCGTCCCCGAACCCCTCGGAATCTGTAACCCTATTCCGTTGTACATCTCGCCCCTTCGGAACCCTAGATTCGAAACTTAACGGATGTAAATcgagcagaagcagaagcaaaAGAGGAAGAAGGTGTTTGGTGAACGAAGAATTGCGAGGGATTGATATTTGGGGAAACAAACGGAAAGTTGATTACcgccctccctctctctctctctctgcttgccgccacggggggggggggggtggggtaCAAACGGAAACTTGATTATCGCCCTCCGGCCCTCTGAAATCCTTCGAAAATCCTATGCCCAATAACCCTCGGCCGACCCTGTGAAATCCTACTCATTTTCGACACGTGTCCACCACTTAACAATGCTAACTtccaaaattggaagaaaaaaaaaacgaaaaaacctTTTGATGAGTTAAAAAAATCATTGCTGCAATTGAGTTGAAGaaccattgttacaatttactcaGCATATAGTTGACTATTGGATTGATTTTAACAACGCAGCACAGATTAACAAAATATGAACTCTGCTATGGACCAAGATTATCTGCTCTCCCATTTTCCATCCACTTCCAACCCCTCGTACTTTTCCAGGTCACGTGACTCACATCAGCAAATTTAACGAATTGACTATTGATTGTAtgatatttaaataaaataataaataatatataaaattgaaatgttttaaaaataatgtATAAAGTTGTAAAGCACAAGATAACTTACactattattattaaaaattataaaagagtaggtaaataaataaaatttgccTTGAAACTCTTTGACTCATCTTTCTTGAAAAGACAATTCTTAATCATTTCAAATTAACTATAAACACTTtaccaaacaaagaaaaaataaataaataaactataaacACTGCTTAGATCCTCTTTATATCTCCTAATCAAGTGATTTCGGCATATCATGTCAGATGCTATCTTCtgaaaacaaacaacaaaaatttCAATCTTAACAGTTATCAGTTGGTATGCATTGCTATTGGCTTACATGTATTCTACGTACAAAGGAACTCGAGTGAAATTTTTGCCCCCTTCTGCGGCGGGGGCACCAAAACTAGTTCACACCGCTAAACCCTGAACCCTGAATTTCAATGGGCGTAGATGTCGAGAGTAGTTGTAGGACAGATCAACCACTGAACCCGTATTACGTATGGAACAATATCAGCTTCCACCTAGATTGTAATGAACAAAATCGCCGGGCTACTAGAGCCCAACCCAGTATGAACGTCCGTTGCTGTTGTGAATTGGCGAAGTGGAGGGCGATGCCACGCACCATTCGTACCAAACCtgcatcaccatcaccattccATAGAAACTCATTCAGAGGCTTATTTTTCATCGAAAACTGTAAACATACAAAAGAGATGCAGAGGCACAGTATTCGTTTGCTCAAATGTTATGCCTTTGGATAATGCCCTCAATTCCTTGTAAACAAGAAAGAATATTACCTTGGTAGGACAACAACACCGCCAAAAATGTACGTCAAGAGAAGCGCCAGGACTAAGCGTAATTGGTATCCTTAGTGGGAAAAATATTGGGAACCTGGGGGTAACAATGAACAGCACGTAAGCCATACAACTACCACATAAGTTTTAGCCATCATGTGTTTACCACTTAAAGAACAAGTAACCATCAAAAGATAACAGAACTTGGGGAAAATTGAATATTTCAACAAGAACTAAGATGAAAAAGGATAAGACGGAGTACATACCAGCTAAACATGTTTGGTGTTGATGTTGATGGTTCAATGCCAAGATGAACTTCTTTGTATAGTGTTGCATCAAAATAGCCAGCAAATCCTGAAGGTTTAGAAAAGAGAGATTTTATTGACTCGAAAAATAGGCCCAATGAGTCAATCAAGTTAACAATAGGCAACATACTGACAAATTTTTTCATTCAAGAATATTAATCACCTAAAGAAAAATTATGCCGCCACATACCATGAATCATGGCTGAGCCAGTATCACTTGTTATTCCAAACTGCAACTTCGTGTGCTGGTTATTGCTTTTGTCAGTTGAGCGATTTGGATGATCAAACGTGAACACCTAACAAAAAAATCCAGTGTTCGTGACTAAATGATTGCTGAATAATGACTCCCTATACAAtcaaattcataaaattaattatcaAATCAGTCCAGTGAGAAAGCTCACAGGTTGAGGAGGAGCAAGTCTTGCAATGTTGTGCAATTTAACAACATAAGCAGTTTCGAAGTGTGCAATATCTTTGTGCGACTTAACCTGAAAGATAACCACAAAACTTTACAAAGGAATCCTCAAACAGATAGAAATGAACATCTTTGGGCACAAAGACACAGGCATACATCATTGTAAAGCTTTGAAGCAGTCACTGGTTGGATAAAACTCGTGTACCTGAAAACAGGCGCATAGGCTTTTTAGAGAGGACGCTAATGGAGAAAACTCCAAAAATAGCTTTCAAAAGGAAGTATTGATGTTGAACATTTAGACACCATGAAATCTGGACAATATCACGACAAGATATCGCAATGTCGATAATGACTTTTGGACAGATCATAACTGGGAAGCACctttgatataaaaaaaatacaaaataaagaaaagtatACATACGATGAAGGTATCGAGATTCCATCATCCTTCAATAGTCTCTGGGCTCCATCAAGGCACTCAGGAGACAGCTCGTTATCACCAAAAGAACCCAACAATTCACTAACCTATTATGCAATCAAAGGCAATTTTAataaggaaaccaaaaaacaaaacatgactaTTCATAAGATTACTTGCATACCAAAATGTCAGCTTTCTCTGGAGCATCCCAGTGACGCATATCACATGAAATTATGGAAACAATGTTTTCCCACCCCTCCAGTTTAACCAagctctgctccaacaaatATAGACaagtcaaaataaaaaatgtggaCCATGAAAAAACAAGGAAAGTCTACTTCAAACAAATACCCACAATAACACTTTTTTTGTGTTAATGTGCATGATGAGTTGCACATCCTAGAAACATAATTTTACAACTTAGCAGAGAAAGAAACAAGATAAAGAGAGAATTTGCAACTCACATGAAGTGTAACAACTGCATTTGGATTTTTTTCAACAGCGTAGACTTTAAGCTTGCGCCCAGTTTCTTCAGCTGCCTACATGAGGAATTGGATCCACATCAATATGACCTGCTCCATGTAACATCGAGTCTGAAGATAAACAACATAATCCAAAAACAAGTATGCAGAAGGAAGAGAAGGCACCTGCAATGATGCCCTTACAAGAGGTCCACGTCCTGCTCCTACAACCATCAATACCTTAACACAAATGCAAATATCACATACGCAATGTCAGGATATTTTGTCATCAAACTTAATAAAACACCATTCATGAGAAAATTGGGAAAGCAAAGTGACAAGTGAGCAGCTTACGGTAGTTACTGAAGATGCCTTATCATCTGGAACCCTGTCCTGTAAAGCTCTACAAATTGCTCTTTGGTACTAACAAAGATAAAAACAAACTATTACAATTGTGATCAATATAAAGTAATAAGCATTACTATGTCTTCCTTTTCAGAAGCCTTGGTCcctacaagaagaaaaagaaaaaggaaaaataaacacAGTCCAATGTTTTGTTGATGTATTTAAATATGATTATGATTTAACTTAATTATATTGTTGACATGCAAATTGCAGATTAGAAAATAACAATGTAAAAATATCTGAAATGACCATTTATGCAGTTATTTGCAAATGCAGGCATACCTGAATATATTTCATTGTGTCCTTCTCAAATGTCTCATAGGTTTGAGCTTCTAGATTATCCATGAGAGGCTGCATTAGAATAGCAGAGTTAGCCTAACTTGTATTTGATTACAAGAGGATGGAAAATCacatttaaaaatgaaaatgtagGAAAAGAGCGATTAAGGTATGTACTAAGCAAAAGATAATAATACAATCACTTGGGAAATAACAGTACCTGTAAGGGTGACTGCAAGTAATCCCTGTAACCAATCTGCCATAAGAGACTTAaagggttaaaaaaaattaagagcagggtaaaaaatttccaaaatccaaaaacacacccacagagaaagaaagagagagggaaaggCACCTCCAGCCGTTCTTGCTCCGGAAGGGGATCCATCCTCTGGTAGAGATAGCCAACATAATCCAAATACAGCCTCAACGGATGTTTCTGGACACCTGGATGTCAAGAATAATATAAGCCAATATGCTATTAAGAAACTCAACTTATATGGTTGGGGTAATCGCTTTATGAAAATGCATTGTGTTAAACTGAAAGTGTTTTCTTTGTCTAGGTATCTTTTCGCTTGCTTCTTGATTTTGTTCTGTcagcaaaattaataaataaatgttttccCTTTACATTGTTTCCttcatatttgtatttgatCTATATGAATCCTGAGGTTCAGAATCGAACAAAAATCATTTAGGAAATAAAAGTAGCACTTTAAAAGACAACTTGAAGCACTTGAAAAATAACTAAGTTACATATATTGGCTTAGATTTTCTGCCTCCAATAGTTCAATTACCATACAAGTTTCTATTATTCAAGACAATGCACTTGTATACAGAAGGTAGGTCTTACCATCAACATTATTATCATTATCATTGGCAGCTATATGTGAATTTATCTTGGGAAGACTATGCACTGGTTCTCCTGATAGAACTATCTGCAATTAAATTTTCCATGATGACAAAGATTAGAAAATATTGCAAGAAGGTGACCATAAGAtctaaaacaaattaatgatGTCTATGAAGAATTTTTGCAACTACAAAATCATACTTAGATTGGAACTTGCTTGAGATTGTAAGTAACTTCTGAACAATAACCATAGAAACAATTTGGAAAGAAGGTAAAccataaaaataaatgtttaaCTATGGGTTGCTTATGCTGCAATGCACAGAAATGGAAAACAAACTCCAACGGAGCATAGAAATACCGTTGATAACTTCTTCGTAAATACCTGCATAGAATGATTGAAAAGCCCATGAACAAGATTCTGGTGGCGCTTTGACAGACATGGATAGCCTCGGGCATTTGTTAGAAAGCACTAGCAATGAACAAGACCACTATTAGAAAATTAAACAACAATTGAACCAACAAGTAATCACCTTAAGGTTTCCTTAATAGACCAATTAGCATATAATTACATCAGTACTGAATATGGCTGCTCTAACAGATTCCCCAAACCAGCGTCCAAGAGAGTTTACAGAAGGTAGTGAACTTCTGAGGAAAAAAGAAAGTTGTtcagattaaaataaaatgaaaattactTCAGGCACAATCAAAACACATAACACAAATTACACAAGTTAAAAGAAAATGGACATTGTTACACTTACAAAACATCAAGAGCAACTGATAACTGACTATGATGTTCACATAGCAGACGAAATGAATTCCAAATCTCCCAAGAATCATCCTGCAAAAAATGAGCTTTATCATCTGGTATGTCAAATTGTCAATCATCATGCCATTATTTTACACACATAAAGAAGGCCAAGTTTATGCAGAAGGTTTAAGCCCCATATAAGTTTGACTACCCAActgaatacaacaacaacaaagcctttcccactaagtggggtcggctatatgaatcctagaacgccattgcgctcggtcctgtgtcacatattccgttagatccaaatactcttaagtcttttcttagagtttcttccaaagtcttcctacgtcttcctctaccccttcggccctgaacctttgtcctgtaatcgcatcttctaaccagaGCGTCAATAGGCCTTCGTTTCAcgtgtccaaaccaccgtaaccgattttctctcatctttccttcaatttcggctactcctactttacctcggatatcctcattcctaatcttatcctttctcagtGCCCACACATCTaatgaagcattctcatctccgctacTACCCAACTGAATGCACAATAAAAAAGAGGCCACTCTCCACACCCGACCTCCCTCTTTGGTATACGACATCTAACAACAAAGCCTTTACACGGACTACAAAAGAAGACCAAGTACTACACATCCCAACTCATCATGCTTAGCAGATTTAGCACAAGAGTTATCATTTTGTTGGGTCAACGAGATCCACATGCAACAGAGGTTGAAAATTTATGTAAAGTTCAGTATATATTGGCCAAGAGTCATGATATAAGTTGAAAAACCAGTCGCTGGAACCTACAAGTTCCACCAAAAGAAGGAAACTAATTATCAAAATGGTAAACCTATTTTGAAAACTTAATCAGAAGGGACATCACTCACCAAGGAATCAGTGTTCACATCCATGGTTTCACTGTCTGACCTAACCAATGGAAGCCGCAACCACAACTACAATAGAACATAACAAGAATGGAAAACCCAATGAGCTCCAAAAGTAGATTACACAAACAGGTCGAAATATGTAAACTGATTTGGATTAACAATGGTACCTGCGTACTGCTTAGGCCCTGTAAAAGCTGATTTACACATCGAGCATAATTAGCACAGGATTTCCCCTTTGGAGCTGGAAGAAGGCATGCCTGCACCAAGCAATAGATGACAATTAAAAGCCAGCAAGACAGTAAAACTCAATAACCATTTTCCAGAATCAATTATTAGCGAAGCACACAGAAAATTATTCAGCTTAGCATGTGGCCTGAGATAGCAATTCAAATATTTCACAACACTGCAGttccaataaataaataaacaaatttcaaTGCTATCAACCTGCAGGGACAAATGAGAAGCCCATGCTATCTCTTGCTTCAAAGTAGTTTCTGAATCGCACCGGAGGATCTCATCTTCTGAATCTAAGTCAATCCATGAGCTAACCTTTCCTGAATAAATTCAAAAAACCACTATGAGCAGTCATAGGAGACAAGGAAAAATGTGGTTGAAAACTAAACAAGCTTATCCCATCAAATCCATTATTATCCAGCCAAGTTCTTagtaaacataaaacataagttGAGTAAAGTCCATTAAATTACCAAGAGAAGACAATGTAACACAACAAAAGTCTAGAGAAGTACATACCGACGACATGACTGCTCCATTGGGAAGGACTCAAAACCAAGTCTGACCCGGAAAATGGAAGAACACCAGAAACACCACTGTCTTTTTGCATTAAGCTTGGTCGGTAAGCAGGATCCATCTACATCATGAAGTTGAAAAAGAATCACTACCCTTTGTGCAAGTTGTGCATCAGTGATCAAAGAAAGCAAAGGGGGGAAAATGATCATACACAGACAAACACTTAGCAGTACAAACAATTTGCTGAACAGAAGTCAGAAAATTAACACCACATGAATATGTAATGCATTTGACATACATGACAGTCGATACCAAACAAGCTATAAGATAAAAACCTTTGTAGCTCAAAGGAAAGTCCTCATAGCCACCAAGGATAAGAAATACAAAGGTGTCACAAATTTAACAAAGTATTAATAACCTAAAGGTGAAACCAGAGGTTACAGTTCACCATTAAGGACTACCAACAGAGCCTTACTTTCGGTGAGCTTACTGAACATTCACACAAAACAGAAGCCATCTCTGGCTATATGTGACTGGCTAATTAGCCACCAATTGCAAAGAAATTTCCCAAACGCCGACAAAACAAGTCTGCCAGACAACATAGaaacattaactaagaaattcaTACCCACAAATGATTGACAAGGAAATAATCAATATTTACGATCATTTCAAATGGAAACTGATATTGATGTAGTTAGTGGCTGTGGAGTGAAGCTCTATTGTCGAGCAGCTGCATAAGCAACATCCACCAACATGGCATTGCTGTCGGTGAGCTTACTGACCATTCACATCATAAAAAACAGCTGAAAAGCCAATTATGTGACTGGCTAATTGGCCACCATACaagaattacaaaaaacaaGTTTCAATTGACTATTTCTATCACTCCTCGACAAAAACAACTATACAAGTCATATCAACAAACAATTGGAGTGAATCATCAACATTTCTAATATTGTTAAGTCGAATTTGATACTAATGTAGTTAGTGGCCGTAGAGTGAAGCTGCATAGTCGAGCAGCTGCACGAGCAACAGCCACCAACGCGGCATTGCTATTGGTGAGCTTACTGACCATTCACATCAAAAGAGAAGCTGCGAAGCCGATTATGTGACTGGCTAATTGGCCACCATTTCCATACGAGCATCACAAAACACAAATTCCAATCAACTTTTCCATTCATTCCTCAACATAAACAGAAGAATCAAATGAAATacgaaatttgaaaaataattaggaaaaagaaaggagaaatGTACGGACCAAAGGAGCGAGGACGAAGTCGAAGGAGCCATGGGAGAGATTGAAAGCGAGGACGTGGGGCATGTCATCGTTGAACTCGGTCTCCACGCCGCAGAACCGAGACTCGCTCTTGTCGCCGGCTCTTTGCCCGAGTGGCATTTTGCTCCACGCAGAGCAGGAGGAGGAGAGTGTGGAAGTAGAGTAGGGTTTTGGTGGGGTTTTTGATTGATTTGATGTCAACGGAAATGAGCTGCGTCTAAATAGGGTTTGCGGAGCTTTAGGAC
This window contains:
- the LOC103400227 gene encoding protein arginine N-methyltransferase 1.5-like, with translation MPLGQRAGDKSESRFCGVETEFNDDMPHVLAFNLSHGSFDFVLAPLMDPAYRPSLMQKDSGVSGVLPFSGSDLVLSPSQWSSHVVGKVSSWIDLDSEDEILRCDSETTLKQEIAWASHLSLQACLLPAPKGKSCANYARCVNQLLQGLSSTQLWLRLPLVRSDSETMDVNTDSLDDSWEIWNSFRLLCEHHSQLSVALDVLSSLPSVNSLGRWFGESVRAAIFSTDCFLTNARGYPCLSKRHQNLVHGLFNHSMQIVLSGEPVHSLPKINSHIAANDNDNNVDGVQKHPLRLYLDYVGYLYQRMDPLPEQERLEIGYRDYLQSPLQPLMDNLEAQTYETFEKDTMKYIQYQRAICRALQDRVPDDKASSVTTVLMVVGAGRGPLVRASLQAAEETGRKLKVYAVEKNPNAVVTLHSLVKLEGWENIVSIISCDMRHWDAPEKADILVSELLGSFGDNELSPECLDGAQRLLKDDGISIPSSYTSFIQPVTASKLYNDVKSHKDIAHFETAYVVKLHNIARLAPPQPVFTFDHPNRSTDKSNNQHTKLQFGITSDTGSAMIHGFAGYFDATLYKEVHLGIEPSTSTPNMFSWFPIFFPLRIPITLSPGASLDVHFWRCCCPTKVWYEWCVASPSTSPIHNSNGRSYWVGL